One Bacteroidota bacterium genomic window carries:
- the nifJ gene encoding pyruvate:ferredoxin (flavodoxin) oxidoreductase, translating to MNREKKFITCDGNYAASYMAYMFSEVAAIYPITPSSNMAEYIDEWSANGRKNIFGETVKVSEMQSEGGASGAVHGSLQAGALTSTFTASQGLLLMIPNMYKIAGELLPGVFHVSARSVASHALSIFGDHSDIYATRQTGFALLSSGSIQQIIDLAGVAHLASIKSRIPFVHFFDGFRSSHEIQKVEIPTTDEMSKLLDWNALQKYRDNALNPEHPVTRGTAQNPDIYFQAKESVNRFYEPIADIVEDYMQEITKLTGREYHPFTYYGAKDADRIIIAMTTVTETAKEAIDHLNANGEKVGLITCHLYRPFSEKYFFKVFPKTAKKIAVLDRTKEPGAMGEPLYLDIRNLFYEKDDKPIIVGGRYGLSSKDTIPEQVIAVFENLKQDKPRDQFTVGINDDVTFTSLPINTKEKIKFEGTFEAKFYGLGADGTVGANKNSIKIIGDNTDKFCQGYFSYDSKKSGGFTASHLRFGDNEIRSTYLVNSPDFVACHVPAYLTKYDMLKGLKKGGTFLFNSIWDIEETKERLPNNIKKYLAENDIKFYIINATKIAEDIGLGSRTNTIMQSAFFKVANVIPYELAVEKMKDAILKTYGIKGDKIVNMNYSAVDQGGDIVEIAVPSEWKDLEIVEIEKDKNIPEFIRNVADVINAQEGDSLPVSTFVGREDGTFPAGTTKYEKRGVAVNVPEWIADNCIQCNQCSYVCPHAAIRPFLLTEEEVKNAPEGTQTIKGVGKLKEYNFKIQVSILDCAGCGSCAEVCPSKEKSLVMKPLGTQEEEIERWTYMDEVVGYKDEVVPKEQNVKNSQFAQPLFEFSGACAGCGETPYLKAITQLFGERMLIANATGCSSIYGGSAPSTPYTANYKSGHGVAWANSLFEDNAEYGFGMAIGINQLRNRIAMKMEANLEDVNADTKVAFNEWIEGKEDAKKSVEASKKLIPILEKEKNAIADEFLKLKQYFIKKSVWVVGGDGWAYDIGFGGLDHVIASGEDVNIIILDTEVYSNTGGQASKSTPYGSVAKFASSGMKQSKKDLGAMAMTYGDVYVASVSMGASQSQFFKAIKEAESYHGPSVIIAYSPCIAHGIKSGMNSTQAEEKFAVDSGYWFNYRYNPLLEKEGKNPFVLDSKEPDWNKFQDFLNNEVRYTSLIKTFPEEAKRLFALSEENAKWKYDKYKQMADRK from the coding sequence ATGAATAGAGAAAAAAAATTTATAACATGTGACGGGAATTATGCTGCTTCATATATGGCTTATATGTTTAGTGAAGTAGCGGCAATTTATCCAATTACACCATCATCAAATATGGCAGAATATATTGATGAATGGTCTGCCAATGGCAGAAAAAATATTTTTGGTGAAACAGTGAAAGTTTCGGAAATGCAATCTGAGGGAGGAGCATCAGGTGCGGTACATGGTTCTTTACAAGCAGGAGCCCTTACCAGTACTTTTACAGCCTCTCAAGGACTTTTGTTGATGATACCGAATATGTACAAAATTGCCGGAGAATTATTACCCGGAGTATTTCATGTATCAGCAAGAAGCGTTGCTTCTCATGCACTTTCAATTTTTGGTGATCATTCCGATATTTATGCTACTCGTCAAACAGGTTTTGCTTTGCTTTCAAGTGGTAGTATTCAGCAAATTATTGACCTTGCAGGTGTTGCTCATCTTGCATCAATAAAATCAAGAATTCCTTTTGTTCATTTCTTTGACGGCTTTAGGTCATCTCACGAAATTCAAAAAGTAGAAATTCCTACTACTGATGAAATGTCAAAACTTTTAGATTGGAATGCTTTACAAAAATACAGAGACAATGCATTAAATCCTGAACATCCTGTTACTCGTGGTACTGCTCAAAATCCTGACATTTATTTCCAAGCAAAAGAATCTGTTAATAGATTTTATGAACCTATTGCCGATATTGTTGAGGACTACATGCAAGAAATAACAAAACTTACTGGCAGAGAATATCACCCGTTTACTTATTATGGTGCAAAAGATGCTGACAGAATTATTATTGCAATGACAACAGTTACAGAAACTGCAAAAGAAGCTATTGACCATCTTAATGCAAATGGCGAAAAAGTTGGACTTATAACTTGCCACCTCTATCGTCCTTTCTCAGAAAAATATTTCTTTAAGGTATTTCCAAAAACAGCAAAGAAAATTGCAGTACTTGACAGAACAAAAGAGCCTGGTGCAATGGGCGAACCTCTTTATTTAGATATAAGAAACTTATTTTATGAAAAAGATGACAAACCGATTATTGTTGGTGGACGCTATGGATTAAGTTCAAAAGATACTATACCTGAACAAGTAATTGCTGTATTTGAAAATCTTAAACAAGATAAACCAAGAGATCAATTTACTGTTGGTATTAACGATGATGTAACGTTTACATCTTTACCAATAAATACAAAAGAAAAAATTAAATTTGAAGGAACTTTTGAAGCAAAATTTTATGGACTTGGTGCAGACGGAACAGTTGGTGCAAACAAAAACTCCATTAAAATTATTGGAGATAATACCGACAAATTCTGTCAAGGATATTTTTCTTATGATTCAAAAAAATCAGGTGGATTTACTGCTTCCCATTTAAGATTTGGAGATAATGAAATTAGGTCAACTTATCTTGTAAACTCTCCCGATTTTGTAGCTTGTCATGTTCCTGCATATCTCACAAAATATGATATGCTTAAAGGATTAAAAAAAGGAGGAACATTCCTTTTCAATAGTATTTGGGATATTGAGGAAACAAAAGAAAGATTACCCAATAACATAAAAAAATATCTTGCCGAAAATGATATAAAATTCTATATTATTAATGCTACAAAAATTGCCGAAGACATTGGTCTTGGTTCAAGAACAAATACTATTATGCAATCGGCATTTTTTAAAGTTGCTAATGTAATACCTTATGAATTGGCAGTTGAAAAAATGAAAGATGCTATTTTAAAAACTTATGGAATCAAAGGTGATAAAATTGTAAACATGAACTATTCCGCAGTTGACCAAGGAGGTGATATTGTGGAAATTGCCGTTCCTTCGGAATGGAAAGATTTGGAAATAGTAGAAATTGAGAAAGATAAAAATATTCCTGAATTTATTAGGAATGTTGCTGATGTAATTAATGCACAAGAAGGAGATTCACTTCCTGTAAGTACTTTTGTAGGTAGAGAAGATGGTACTTTCCCCGCAGGGACTACAAAATACGAAAAACGAGGTGTTGCTGTTAATGTTCCCGAATGGATTGCTGATAATTGTATTCAGTGTAATCAATGTTCTTATGTTTGTCCTCATGCTGCAATTCGTCCGTTTTTACTAACTGAGGAGGAAGTTAAAAATGCACCTGAGGGAACTCAAACAATAAAAGGTGTTGGAAAACTTAAAGAATATAATTTCAAAATTCAGGTTAGTATTCTTGATTGTGCCGGTTGTGGCTCTTGTGCTGAGGTTTGTCCTTCAAAAGAAAAATCACTGGTTATGAAACCATTAGGAACACAAGAAGAGGAAATCGAACGATGGACTTACATGGATGAAGTTGTTGGATATAAAGATGAAGTTGTACCAAAGGAACAAAATGTTAAAAACAGTCAATTTGCACAACCATTATTTGAATTTTCAGGAGCATGTGCAGGATGTGGTGAAACACCTTACTTAAAAGCTATTACACAACTTTTTGGAGAAAGAATGCTTATTGCAAATGCTACAGGTTGTTCTTCCATTTATGGTGGTTCTGCTCCATCAACACCTTACACTGCAAATTATAAAAGCGGACATGGTGTTGCATGGGCTAATTCATTATTTGAAGACAATGCAGAATACGGCTTTGGAATGGCAATTGGTATTAACCAATTAAGAAACAGAATAGCTATGAAAATGGAAGCAAATTTAGAAGATGTTAATGCTGATACAAAAGTTGCTTTTAATGAGTGGATTGAAGGGAAGGAAGATGCTAAAAAATCTGTTGAAGCTTCTAAAAAATTAATTCCAATTTTAGAAAAAGAAAAGAATGCTATTGCTGATGAGTTTTTAAAACTAAAACAATATTTTATAAAAAAATCAGTATGGGTTGTTGGTGGTGATGGCTGGGCTTATGATATTGGTTTTGGTGGACTTGATCATGTTATTGCATCAGGAGAAGATGTGAATATTATTATTCTTGATACTGAAGTTTATTCAAATACAGGAGGACAGGCTTCAAAATCTACTCCTTACGGATCGGTTGCAAAATTTGCCTCATCAGGTATGAAACAAAGTAAAAAAGACCTTGGTGCAATGGCAATGACTTACGGTGATGTTTATGTTGCAAGTGTTTCAATGGGTGCGAGTCAATCACAATTTTTTAAAGCAATAAAAGAAGCCGAATCATATCACGGACCATCAGTTATAATTGCTTATTCTCCTTGTATAGCTCATGGTATTAAATCAGGAATGAACTCAACACAAGCTGAGGAAAAATTTGCTGTTGATTCAGGATACTGGTTTAATTACAGATACAATCCATTGCTAGAAAAAGAAGGAAAAAATCCTTTTGTTCTTGATTC